A genomic window from Glycine max cultivar Williams 82 chromosome 17, Glycine_max_v4.0, whole genome shotgun sequence includes:
- the LOC100807649 gene encoding 40S ribosomal protein S9-2 encodes MVHVSFYRNYGKTFKKPRRPYEKERLDAELKLVGEYGLRCKRELWRVQYALSRIRNNARNLLTLDEKNPRRIFEGEALLRRMFRYGLLDETQNKLDYVLALTVENFLERRLQTLVFKSGMAKSIHHARVLIRQRHIRVGRQVVNIPSFMVRVDSQKHIDFSLTSPLGGGRPGRVKRKNQRAAAKKAAGGDGDEEDED; translated from the exons ATGGTGCACGTTTCCTTCTACCGAAACT ATGGGAAAACCTTCAAGAAGCCTCGTCGTCCGTACGAAAAGGAGCGTTTGGACGCCGAGTTGAAGCTGGTCGGTGAGTACGGACTTCGCTGCAAGAGGGAGTTGTGGAGGGTTCAGTACGCTCTCAGCCGCATCCGTAACAACGCCAGAAATCTTTTGACCCTCGACGAGAAGAACCCGCGCCGTATCTTCGAGGGAGAAGCCCTTCTCCGAAGAATGTTCCGTTACGGACTTCTCGATGAGACTCAGAACAAGCTTGATTACGTGTTGGCTCTCACCGTCGAGAACTTTCTCGAACGCCGCCTCCAAACCCTCGTTTTCAAGTCTGGCATGGCCAAGTCCATCCACCACGCCAGAGTCCTCATCAGGCAGAGGCACATCAG GGTTGGGAGACAGGTGGTGAACATCCCATCATTCATGGTTAGGGTTGATTCGCAGAAGCACATTGACTTCTCACTGACCAGTCCACTTGGTGGTGGTCGTCCAGGACGTGTGAAGAGAAAGAACCAAAGGGCTGCTGCTAAGAAGGCTGCTGGTGGAGATGGAGATGAGGAGGACgaagattaa
- the LOC100808026 gene encoding microtubule-associated protein RP/EB family member 1B isoform X2 — MASSIGMMDSAYFVGRNQILTWINNRLHLNLSRIEEAASGAVQCQMMDMTFPGVVPMHKHVEVSRLVKGRPLDNLEFLQWLKRYCDSVNGGIMNENYNPVERRVKVGKDRNHKCSVKSSKSLQTNMINSGSGNTLSPNRTSGTKQFRSNEAAGGVNSSVEIQALSKEITDLKSAVDLLEKERDFYFAKLRDIEILCQTPEVENFSMSVAIKKVLYADDPKESALEEAQDYLNQRLNAVEDEAEIEA; from the exons ATGGCGTCGAGTATAGGCATGATGGACAGTGCCTACTTTGTCGGCAGGAACCAGATTCTGACCTGGATCAACAACAGGCTCCACCTCAATCTCTCACGCATTGAGGAG GCTGCATCTGGGGCTGTGCAATGCCAGATGATGGATATGACGTTTCCAGGGGTTGTTCCAATGCACAAG CATGTTGAAGTTAGCAGGCTTGTTAAAGGCCGACCTTTGGACAACTTGGAGTTCCTCCAGTGGCTGAAACGTTACTGTGATTCCGTGAATGGTGGCATTATGAATGA gaaCTATAATCCCGTGGAGCGAAGGGTAAAGGTTGGAAAGGATCGAAATCACAAGTGCTCTGTGAAGAGCTCAAAATCATTGCAAACAAATATGATTAATTCTGGTTCAGGCAACACTCTCAGTCCTAACAGAACCTCTG GGACCAAGCAATTCAGGTCAAATGAAGCAGCAGGAGGAGTTAATTCTTCAGTAGAGATTCAGGCTTTGTCTAAAGAG ATTACTGATCTCAAATCTGCAGTGGATCTCctggaaaaagaaagagatttcTACTTTGCAAAATTACGGGATATAGAAATTCTTTGTCAAACTCCAGAAGTGGAGAATTTCTCT ATGTCTGTAGCAATTAAGAAGGTTTTGTATGCTGATGATCCAAAGGAATCAGCATTAGAAGAAGCTCAGGATTACCTTAATCAACGTTTGAATGCTGTGGAAGATGAAGCTGAAATTGAAGCCTGA
- the LOC100808026 gene encoding microtubule-associated protein RP/EB family member 1A isoform X3, producing the protein MASSIGMMDSAYFVGRNQILTWINNRLHLNLSRIEEAASGAVQCQMMDMTFPGVVPMHKVNFDAKTEYDMIQNYKILQDVFNKLKIDKHVEVSRLVKGRPLDNLEFLQWLKRYCDSVNGGIMNENYNPVERRVKVGKDRNHKCSVKSSKSLQTNMINSGSGNTLSPNRTSGTKQFRSNEAAGGVNSSVEIQALSKEMSVAIKKVLYADDPKESALEEAQDYLNQRLNAVEDEAEIEA; encoded by the exons ATGGCGTCGAGTATAGGCATGATGGACAGTGCCTACTTTGTCGGCAGGAACCAGATTCTGACCTGGATCAACAACAGGCTCCACCTCAATCTCTCACGCATTGAGGAG GCTGCATCTGGGGCTGTGCAATGCCAGATGATGGATATGACGTTTCCAGGGGTTGTTCCAATGCACAAG GTGAACTTTGATGCAAAGACTGAGTATGATATGATCCAGAATTACAAAATTCTGCAGGACGTGTTCAATAAGCTGAAAATTGACAAA CATGTTGAAGTTAGCAGGCTTGTTAAAGGCCGACCTTTGGACAACTTGGAGTTCCTCCAGTGGCTGAAACGTTACTGTGATTCCGTGAATGGTGGCATTATGAATGA gaaCTATAATCCCGTGGAGCGAAGGGTAAAGGTTGGAAAGGATCGAAATCACAAGTGCTCTGTGAAGAGCTCAAAATCATTGCAAACAAATATGATTAATTCTGGTTCAGGCAACACTCTCAGTCCTAACAGAACCTCTG GGACCAAGCAATTCAGGTCAAATGAAGCAGCAGGAGGAGTTAATTCTTCAGTAGAGATTCAGGCTTTGTCTAAAGAG ATGTCTGTAGCAATTAAGAAGGTTTTGTATGCTGATGATCCAAAGGAATCAGCATTAGAAGAAGCTCAGGATTACCTTAATCAACGTTTGAATGCTGTGGAAGATGAAGCTGAAATTGAAGCCTGA
- the LOC100808026 gene encoding microtubule-associated protein RP/EB family member 1B isoform X1 produces MASSIGMMDSAYFVGRNQILTWINNRLHLNLSRIEEAASGAVQCQMMDMTFPGVVPMHKVNFDAKTEYDMIQNYKILQDVFNKLKIDKHVEVSRLVKGRPLDNLEFLQWLKRYCDSVNGGIMNENYNPVERRVKVGKDRNHKCSVKSSKSLQTNMINSGSGNTLSPNRTSGTKQFRSNEAAGGVNSSVEIQALSKEITDLKSAVDLLEKERDFYFAKLRDIEILCQTPEVENFSMSVAIKKVLYADDPKESALEEAQDYLNQRLNAVEDEAEIEA; encoded by the exons ATGGCGTCGAGTATAGGCATGATGGACAGTGCCTACTTTGTCGGCAGGAACCAGATTCTGACCTGGATCAACAACAGGCTCCACCTCAATCTCTCACGCATTGAGGAG GCTGCATCTGGGGCTGTGCAATGCCAGATGATGGATATGACGTTTCCAGGGGTTGTTCCAATGCACAAG GTGAACTTTGATGCAAAGACTGAGTATGATATGATCCAGAATTACAAAATTCTGCAGGACGTGTTCAATAAGCTGAAAATTGACAAA CATGTTGAAGTTAGCAGGCTTGTTAAAGGCCGACCTTTGGACAACTTGGAGTTCCTCCAGTGGCTGAAACGTTACTGTGATTCCGTGAATGGTGGCATTATGAATGA gaaCTATAATCCCGTGGAGCGAAGGGTAAAGGTTGGAAAGGATCGAAATCACAAGTGCTCTGTGAAGAGCTCAAAATCATTGCAAACAAATATGATTAATTCTGGTTCAGGCAACACTCTCAGTCCTAACAGAACCTCTG GGACCAAGCAATTCAGGTCAAATGAAGCAGCAGGAGGAGTTAATTCTTCAGTAGAGATTCAGGCTTTGTCTAAAGAG ATTACTGATCTCAAATCTGCAGTGGATCTCctggaaaaagaaagagatttcTACTTTGCAAAATTACGGGATATAGAAATTCTTTGTCAAACTCCAGAAGTGGAGAATTTCTCT ATGTCTGTAGCAATTAAGAAGGTTTTGTATGCTGATGATCCAAAGGAATCAGCATTAGAAGAAGCTCAGGATTACCTTAATCAACGTTTGAATGCTGTGGAAGATGAAGCTGAAATTGAAGCCTGA